The segment CACGACCGGGACCACCAGCCCGTCGTCGAGCGCCACGGCGATGCCGATGTCGATCCGCTCGGGAAGTCGCAGGCCCTCATCCGTCCACGCGGCGCCGACACGCGGGTGGTCGCGCAACGCGAGCGCTGAGGCCCGCACGATCGCCGCGGTGTAGGTGGCGCGCTGCCCCGTGCGGGCGCTCGACGCGGCTAACCCGTCGGTGAGGACCGTGACGTCGGCCTCCGCGGTGATCGTCAGTTGGGCCGCCTCGAGCAGCCCGCGCCGCATCCGCTCGGCGATCGCCCGGCGCATCGGGGTGAGCGCGACGAGTGCGGCGCCGGGACCCTCGCTCGCGGCCGCCCGCACGTCCGCCTCGACGATGCGACCGGCCGGTCCCGTCCCGGCGATCGACGCGAGGTTGACGCCCAGCTCGTGGGCGAGTCGCCGTGCGACCGGCGACGCAGCCACCGACCGGTCGACCGGGGCATTCGCGGCAACGCCCGGCGCGGATGCCCGATCTCCAGGCGCTGGGGGGGGCGGCGGCGCCCCAGCGGGTGCGCCGGGTTCCTCGGCCTCGTCGAGCACCGCGATCGGATGTCCCTGGACGATCACGGAACCTGGCTCGACGAGCAGCTCGGCGATCCTTCCACTCGCGGGCGCCCGAACCTCCGCGCTGGTTTTCTCAACCTGCACCTCGGCGACGAGGTCACCCTCGCGGGTCCACGCTCCTGGCTCGACGAACCAGGTGACCAGGACCCCTTCCTCGACAGACTCGGACACTCGGGGCACGACGATGTCCCGGCGCATCGGGCTCTCCTTCCGGTCGCCGCCGATCCGGGCGCGACCGGCGCCGCCAGATGCTGGGCCGGCGGCGCCACTCGATCGTTGCCCGAGCCGACGGCTCGAGCGGTGGGCTGGGCCTAGCGGCCCATGAGCTGCCGGGCGGC is part of the Chloroflexota bacterium genome and harbors:
- a CDS encoding 2-oxo acid dehydrogenase subunit E2, whose amino-acid sequence is MRRDIVVPRVSESVEEGVLVTWFVEPGAWTREGDLVAEVQVEKTSAEVRAPASGRIAELLVEPGSVIVQGHPIAVLDEAEEPGAPAGAPPPPPAPGDRASAPGVAANAPVDRSVAASPVARRLAHELGVNLASIAGTGPAGRIVEADVRAAASEGPGAALVALTPMRRAIAERMRRGLLEAAQLTITAEADVTVLTDGLAASSARTGQRATYTAAIVRASALALRDHPRVGAAWTDEGLRLPERIDIGIAVALDDGLVVPVVRNAATRSLEQLDGEIADLAKRARTAHLTEDETRDAVFSVTNLGAYRIDAFTPLLNPPQTATLGFGRARQRPAVVDGAIAVRTLVVLSLTFDHRVLDGAPAAAFLDAVITALEDPGRLV